A genome region from Paracoccus stylophorae includes the following:
- the rsfS gene encoding ribosome silencing factor, producing the protein MTIDLRGRSPMADHMVIASGRSARQVGAIAEHLAERIKLATGRTPRIEGKDAGDWVLIDTDDVIVHVFRPEVRDFYQLEKMWMPSDTLNRVREASRPVT; encoded by the coding sequence GTGACCATCGACCTTCGCGGGCGTTCGCCGATGGCCGATCACATGGTGATCGCGTCGGGCCGCAGCGCGCGCCAGGTGGGTGCAATCGCGGAGCATCTGGCCGAGCGGATCAAGCTGGCCACCGGCCGGACCCCCCGGATCGAAGGCAAGGATGCCGGAGACTGGGTGCTGATCGACACCGACGACGTGATCGTTCACGTCTTCCGCCCCGAGGTGCGCGACTTCTATCAGCTGGAAAAGATGTGGATGCCCTCGGACACGCTGAACCGGGTGCGAGAGGCGTCGCGCCCCGTCACCTGA
- a CDS encoding murein hydrolase activator EnvC family protein, with the protein MTPRLILTLALSALFWVSPVQAVTPANQAVAEAEGAAAQLRQAIGKLAEAVTADDQVTALTEVIWGYEQGLAALREGLRQASARENELHNRFEAERSRLAGVLGAMTALQQSPESSLLLHPAGAVANARAGMILSDVTPGLRAEAERLQDDLDEIATVRALQSAAADMLGSGLASVQEARRLLASAVTDRSTMPVRFAEAPEELQVLRDAAQSLDDFADGIGGMETDIGAPMDDFEGAQGSLPLPVVGSVLRPYDEPDAAGVTRPGWVIAAAPAALVTTPWPATIRYRGPLLDYGNVMILEPARDYLLIFAGMSQVFGEVGDVLAAGDPVGLMGGSEAPAQEFGAQFVANAAQGADAGRTETLYLELRKDRETLDPADWFVLNPVVGAQQD; encoded by the coding sequence ATGACACCCCGTCTGATTCTGACCCTTGCCCTGTCCGCCTTGTTCTGGGTGTCGCCCGTGCAGGCGGTGACCCCGGCCAATCAGGCCGTGGCCGAGGCCGAGGGTGCGGCGGCGCAGCTGCGGCAGGCCATCGGCAAGCTGGCCGAGGCCGTCACCGCCGACGATCAGGTGACCGCGCTGACCGAGGTGATTTGGGGATACGAACAGGGGCTGGCCGCGCTGCGCGAGGGGTTGCGGCAGGCCAGCGCCCGCGAAAACGAACTGCACAACCGGTTCGAGGCTGAAAGAAGCCGGCTGGCCGGCGTGCTGGGCGCGATGACCGCCTTGCAGCAATCGCCCGAATCCTCGCTGTTGCTGCACCCGGCCGGGGCGGTGGCCAATGCGCGCGCGGGGATGATCCTGTCGGACGTGACCCCCGGCCTGCGCGCCGAGGCGGAGCGGTTGCAGGACGATCTGGACGAGATCGCGACGGTGCGCGCGCTGCAGTCGGCGGCTGCGGACATGCTGGGGTCGGGCCTCGCCTCGGTGCAGGAGGCGCGGCGGCTGCTGGCCAGCGCCGTCACCGACCGTTCGACCATGCCGGTGCGGTTTGCCGAGGCGCCCGAGGAATTGCAGGTCCTGCGCGACGCGGCGCAAAGCCTGGACGATTTCGCCGACGGGATCGGCGGAATGGAGACTGATATCGGCGCGCCGATGGACGATTTCGAGGGCGCGCAGGGCAGCCTGCCGCTGCCGGTGGTGGGCAGCGTCCTGCGCCCCTATGACGAACCCGACGCGGCCGGGGTGACGCGGCCGGGCTGGGTGATCGCGGCGGCGCCGGCGGCACTGGTCACGACGCCGTGGCCGGCGACGATCCGCTATCGCGGGCCGCTGCTGGATTACGGCAATGTGATGATTCTGGAACCCGCGCGCGACTATCTTCTGATATTTGCAGGCATGTCGCAGGTGTTCGGAGAGGTGGGCGATGTCCTTGCAGCCGGCGACCCGGTCGGTCTGATGGGCGGGTCCGAGGCACCGGCACAGGAATTCGGGGCGCAATTCGTCGCCAACGCCGCGCAGGGCGCAGATGCAGGGCGGACCGAGACCCTGTATCTTGAACTGCGCAAGGACAGGGAAACGCTGGACCCTGCGGACTGGTTCGTGCTGAATCCGGTCGTCGGGGCGCAACAGGACTGA
- the rlmH gene encoding 23S rRNA (pseudouridine(1915)-N(3))-methyltransferase RlmH yields the protein MRIDIVAAGRLKKGPEAAMVDDYLARFARTGRGIGLPPVGLAEIEGRRGGGMTAEAELIARAIPAGAALVMLDERGQQVTSPEFAARLAGFRDAARDVCFVIGGADGLDPALRARADWQIAFGSMVWPHLLVRVMLAEQLYRAATILAGSPYHRD from the coding sequence ATGCGTATCGACATCGTCGCCGCCGGGCGGCTGAAAAAGGGCCCCGAGGCGGCGATGGTGGATGACTATCTTGCCCGCTTCGCCCGGACCGGGCGCGGCATCGGGCTGCCTCCGGTCGGGCTGGCCGAGATCGAGGGTCGTCGCGGCGGCGGCATGACGGCCGAGGCCGAACTGATCGCCCGCGCGATACCGGCCGGTGCCGCGCTGGTGATGCTGGACGAACGCGGCCAACAGGTCACGTCGCCCGAATTCGCGGCCCGGCTGGCCGGGTTCCGCGACGCCGCGCGCGACGTCTGTTTCGTGATCGGCGGCGCCGACGGGCTGGACCCTGCCTTGCGGGCGCGCGCCGACTGGCAGATCGCCTTCGGGTCGATGGTCTGGCCGCATCTGCTGGTCCGGGTCATGCTGGCCGAACAGCTTTACCGGGCGGCGACGATCCTGGCCGGATCGCCCTATCATCGCGACTGA
- the gpmI gene encoding 2,3-bisphosphoglycerate-independent phosphoglycerate mutase codes for MTKPVILCILDGWGISDRPQQSAPDQAQTPNFDRLMRDCPNTTLITYGPDVGLPTGQMGNSEVGHTNIGAGRIVAMDLGQIDLAIENGSFFHNDALHRFVARLKDSGGTAHLMGVVSDGGVHGHIRHVLAAARSVAQAGVPVVVHAITDGRDVPPQSAKGFVTELQGNLPPGCRIGTVIGRYFAMDRDRRWDRVEQALRAIVSGQGQPAASADAAVADAYARGETDEFIRATVIDGFNGAMDGDGFFCLNFRADRAREILSALADPDFAEFDVGDRPDWAAFLGLVDYSQRHNDFMTTAYPKAQVVNTLGAWVAAHGLRQFRLAETEKYPHVTFFLNGGKEAPEPGEDRFMPQSPKVATYDLAPEMAAAEVSDRLVQAIGAGYDLIVVNYANPDMVGHTGSLKAAMRACEAVDQGLGRMLEALEDAGGAALIIADHGNCETMVDPETGGPHTAHTVNPVPAIVVGGPAGARLRPGRLADVAPTVLDLMGLEKPPEMTGESLIGTP; via the coding sequence ATGACGAAACCCGTGATCCTGTGCATCCTTGACGGCTGGGGCATCTCGGACCGTCCGCAGCAAAGCGCGCCCGATCAGGCGCAGACGCCGAATTTCGACCGGCTGATGCGGGATTGTCCGAACACGACGCTGATCACCTATGGCCCCGATGTCGGCCTGCCCACCGGACAGATGGGCAATTCCGAGGTCGGGCACACCAATATCGGCGCAGGCCGCATCGTGGCGATGGATCTGGGCCAGATCGATTTGGCCATCGAGAATGGAAGCTTTTTTCACAACGACGCGCTGCATCGCTTTGTCGCCCGGCTGAAGGACAGCGGCGGAACCGCGCATCTGATGGGCGTGGTGTCGGATGGCGGCGTTCACGGGCATATCCGGCACGTTCTGGCCGCCGCAAGATCGGTGGCGCAGGCGGGTGTTCCGGTCGTCGTCCACGCGATCACCGACGGGCGCGACGTGCCGCCGCAATCCGCCAAGGGCTTCGTGACCGAGTTGCAGGGCAATCTGCCGCCGGGCTGCCGCATCGGCACCGTCATCGGGCGTTACTTTGCGATGGATCGGGACCGGCGGTGGGACCGGGTCGAACAGGCGTTGCGCGCCATCGTATCCGGGCAAGGTCAGCCGGCCGCCAGTGCCGATGCCGCCGTGGCCGACGCCTATGCACGCGGCGAGACGGACGAGTTCATCCGCGCGACGGTGATCGACGGCTTCAACGGCGCGATGGACGGCGACGGGTTCTTCTGCCTGAACTTCCGCGCCGACCGCGCGCGCGAGATCCTGTCGGCCCTGGCCGATCCCGATTTCGCCGAATTCGATGTCGGCGACCGGCCGGACTGGGCCGCGTTTCTGGGCCTGGTCGATTACAGCCAGCGGCACAACGATTTCATGACCACGGCCTATCCCAAGGCGCAGGTGGTGAACACGTTGGGCGCATGGGTGGCCGCGCACGGGTTGCGGCAGTTCCGGCTGGCCGAGACCGAGAAATATCCGCATGTGACCTTCTTCCTCAACGGCGGCAAGGAGGCGCCCGAACCGGGCGAGGATCGTTTCATGCCGCAAAGCCCCAAGGTCGCGACCTATGATCTGGCCCCCGAGATGGCCGCGGCCGAGGTCAGCGACCGGCTGGTGCAGGCCATCGGTGCGGGATACGACCTGATCGTGGTCAACTATGCCAATCCCGACATGGTCGGCCATACCGGCAGCCTGAAGGCCGCGATGCGCGCCTGCGAGGCGGTGGACCAGGGTCTGGGCCGGATGCTGGAGGCGCTGGAGGACGCAGGCGGCGCGGCGCTGATCATCGCCGATCACGGCAATTGCGAAACGATGGTCGATCCCGAAACCGGCGGGCCGCATACCGCCCACACCGTCAATCCGGTGCCGGCCATCGTCGTCGGCGGCCCCGCAGGCGCGCGGCTGCGTCCGGGTCGGCTGGCCGATGTCGCGCCGACCGTTCTGGACCTGATGGGGCTGGAAAAACCCCCCGAGATGACCGGCGAAAGCCTGATCGGGACGCCATGA
- a CDS encoding DUF1127 domain-containing protein: MHHVSTTDFDHARQSRPLNLSHSRTGLTGALQPARGWLGDTLRRWRRRKMIASLKSLDDRMLADIGLCRGDIEDTVDGFSDRELRMAPVSAAHVRREAGCDTRAPRTKHWSSLRWIGW; the protein is encoded by the coding sequence ATGCATCATGTTTCCACGACCGATTTCGACCACGCGCGCCAGTCGCGCCCCCTGAACCTGTCTCATTCGCGCACCGGTCTGACCGGCGCGCTGCAGCCCGCGCGCGGCTGGCTGGGCGACACGCTGCGCCGCTGGCGGCGCCGCAAGATGATCGCCTCGCTGAAATCGCTGGACGACCGGATGCTGGCCGATATCGGCCTGTGCCGCGGCGACATCGAAGATACCGTCGATGGCTTCAGCGACCGCGAGTTGCGCATGGCCCCCGTATCGGCGGCGCATGTGCGCCGAGAGGCGGGGTGCGACACCAGAGCGCCTAGGACCAAACACTGGTCTTCGCTAAGATGGATAGGCTGGTGA
- a CDS encoding S41 family peptidase: protein MKHYLIAGLGGVLAGALFTTQIAGPLVAQETGSNASVYEQLELFGNVFERVRADYVEAPDDKQLIEAAINGMLTSLDPHSSFLAANDYEDMQTQTRGSFGGLGIEVSQEDGLVKVVSPIDDTPAAQAGVKSGDFITHVNGESLMGLTLDDAVDMMRGPVGSEITVTILREGETEPFDLTMTRDTIKLTVVKTRLEGHAVVVRVSTFNDETYDTLKAELDKAVKEAGGIDKVTGFVLDLRNNPGGLLNQAIEVSDAFLDAGEIVSTRGRNTEDSERWNAEPGDLAQGKPMVVLTNGGSASASEIVAGALQDHRRAIVVGEKTFGKGSVQTVMPVTSDSAIRLTTARYYTPSGRSIQALGIQPDILVSQPRPPASADEDGEGPRTESSFGRSEADLRGALNNDSVSDDEKKQMEQEAAEVEATAKLREEDYQLAYAVDILKGLSAVEFEAGQVPAKAKPAVTGEGSGGGDAGSANENG from the coding sequence ATGAAACATTATCTGATCGCAGGGCTGGGGGGCGTGCTGGCCGGTGCGCTGTTCACGACCCAGATCGCGGGTCCGCTGGTCGCGCAAGAGACGGGCAGCAACGCCTCGGTCTATGAACAGCTTGAACTGTTCGGCAACGTGTTCGAACGGGTGCGCGCCGACTATGTCGAGGCGCCCGACGACAAGCAGCTGATCGAGGCCGCCATCAACGGCATGCTGACATCGCTTGACCCGCATTCCAGCTTTCTGGCCGCCAACGATTACGAGGACATGCAGACCCAGACCCGCGGCAGCTTCGGCGGGTTGGGGATCGAGGTCAGCCAGGAAGACGGGCTGGTCAAGGTCGTCTCGCCCATCGACGACACGCCGGCGGCGCAGGCGGGGGTGAAATCGGGCGACTTCATCACCCATGTGAACGGCGAATCGCTGATGGGGCTGACGCTGGACGACGCGGTGGACATGATGCGCGGCCCGGTCGGCAGCGAGATCACCGTGACCATCCTGCGCGAGGGCGAGACCGAGCCGTTCGACCTGACCATGACTCGCGACACGATCAAGCTGACCGTGGTCAAGACCCGTCTGGAAGGTCATGCCGTCGTGGTCCGCGTCTCGACCTTCAACGACGAGACCTATGACACGCTGAAGGCGGAACTGGACAAGGCCGTGAAGGAGGCTGGCGGGATCGACAAGGTGACGGGCTTCGTGCTGGATCTGCGCAACAATCCGGGCGGCCTGCTGAACCAGGCCATCGAGGTGTCGGACGCGTTTCTTGACGCGGGCGAGATCGTCAGCACGCGCGGCCGCAACACCGAGGACAGCGAACGCTGGAACGCCGAACCGGGCGATCTGGCGCAGGGCAAGCCGATGGTGGTGCTGACCAATGGCGGTTCTGCCAGCGCCTCGGAAATCGTTGCGGGCGCGTTGCAGGATCACCGCCGCGCCATCGTCGTGGGCGAAAAGACCTTCGGCAAGGGCAGCGTGCAGACGGTGATGCCGGTGACCTCGGACAGCGCCATCCGGCTGACCACGGCGCGCTATTACACGCCCTCGGGCCGGTCGATCCAGGCCTTGGGGATCCAGCCCGACATTCTGGTGTCGCAGCCGCGCCCGCCCGCCAGTGCGGATGAGGACGGCGAGGGCCCGCGCACCGAATCCAGCTTTGGCCGGTCCGAGGCCGATCTGCGCGGCGCGCTGAACAACGATTCGGTCAGCGACGACGAGAAGAAGCAGATGGAGCAGGAGGCGGCCGAGGTCGAGGCCACCGCAAAGCTGCGCGAAGAGGATTATCAGCTGGCCTACGCCGTCGATATTCTCAAGGGCCTGTCCGCGGTCGAGTTCGAGGCCGGGCAGGTGCCGGCCAAGGCCAAGCCGGCGGTGACCGGCGAAGGCTCGGGCGGCGGCGATGCGGGTTCGGCCAACGAGAATGGCTGA